The window TTGTATCCATCCACCCCGATTGGCAATTGTTACTGAGGGCTTCTTAGGTGCTTGCGTCACCTCCTACCCAGAGCAAAATCTTTCCTTGTGTCTCACTTAATGCCCATTTCTCTCTTAATCATTCTTAGAAGAAATGGTGAACACAGGTCATCTGCTCTGGCCTTATCTAGGAGTCAAGTTTTTGAGGATGGCTGTAGCACACTTGTCACATAGTAGGTGCTTCATGACCATCGCTTCCTCCTCTGTAAGTTacacaacaaacaaacagacaaacacaaaccaacacctAGTCCTTTGGCACATTGTTTTTGCTCTTTTCCGGACCCTCTCCAGCTTTTGCACACCTGCTCAGGATGTGTAGACTCATAGTAGGTCCCATGTATACGTTGAAAAGCACAACCAGTCGGCAGGCAGCGTGCAGCAAGCCAAGTAAAATGGTGGCAAGGGTCATACATCACTGAGTTATGTCCTAGGTCTGCTTCTAACTGTGACAGGCTTTTCTGGGCTCATTTCCCCAACTACAAAGTAAGTGGGTTGGACGCGATGACTCAGGGGTTACTTCTAATTCTAATACTCACGATCTGATTACTTCCCAGCtcctccatgctatatttgtgttaCTATATACTAGTATTCACATAAGGTttggaaaggagggaagaagaaaggagggggaaggaagggagggagagagggagaaaaccaGCTCTACACTATGGACCCATTCCACTTGTGAGCCCCCCGATACCCTCTCCTCAGTCATTGCTCTTCATCTTCTCAACTCTCTGTGTATCAGAGTCTGTTGTGCCCGTCCCTCTTGTCCCTGTACCACATCAGTACCTGAGTTCTGGCTTTTGGTCTTTGTACACACTTCCTCGTGCTCAGCCCCTCTGACCATTGTCCTGCCAGTGATGCGTCACCTCCCTCATTTTGCCAGGGTCCCCTGGAAGaattctagtcctggtggctGAGGTACCAGTGACCCCACCCAGCTACCATGCTTCATGAGCGAATGCCCAGGTTAGTCCTTCAAGTCACGGAGAATCACATGCCATCTCATAATACTCCTCCCGTGGGGCCCCACTGAAtctgctctgccctcccccacccccctccccccaccccagcctctccTTCTCCTGGGGTCGGCATGGAAGCCCACGGATGGATCCTCTCCCAGGAGAGAGATGGCTCTCAGGGCCCCAGTGGCCAGTCCAATTTGAAcgcacacaacaggaaacaagaatcCTTGGGGGAAGGCAGGGCCCCTGCCCAGGGACCTCACCCAAGGCCAGGGAGTCCACATGGCTGATGCCGCACTGGATTTAGATAAGAGAAAGAATGTCAGCAAGTTAGAGgtcaggcctcctcccagcccccgaGTTCGAGAAGATGAGGGCAAGGTGGTGGCGATCGTGGCGGTGACAGCAGAGAAGgaggcgacggcggcggcggcggcggcggcggacgCGGCAACGGAGGAAGGAACGgttgtttttgtctgtttccttAGGAGGCCTGAGGTGCTAAGAGGAGGTTTtagctgcaggaacccagagcttgggtggcaggggaagggggcCCAGCAACCTGATTAAGGCTGGGCGAGGCCGAGGTGCAGGGAACagcagagagcagcccagacttgcGTCAGCTTTAAAGGTCCGGGGGCAGGGGAAGGCCGCCTGCCCCCCCTGAATCCTAGGTCTGCAGGAAAGTGGGGCAGGGGGCAAGGCCTGCGCAAGGGAGGCGGGTTGGGAGTGCTAactggattttttatttttatatcaagacactgtgtttaaaatttttacaaaggACGAACTCCATGGGTTTCCGTTAGTGTTTTAAGaacgtttctttaaaaaaaaaaaaaaaggccgacgacaacaacaacaacactaacaacaacaacaacaacaaaaaagaaaaaccaccgCCTTTTGGAAAGAGGAATGACAGACACAAAAGAGACTGTAAAGAAAATGGGGCAAATTTCTGATAGCAGTTCCCCAAGGGGCCGAGGCAGAGCCCAGATAACCccgtgcgggggtggggggaggtgggcgTGGTGACACGGCCTCCTCCACAAGACCTTGCCCACCACATCTGGGCTAGCCAGGGCgatgctgctggctttgggggtggggagggaggcagggcagtAGCCCTCACAGATAGGCAGGGCTGGTCGCATGCCTGTCCCCTATGATCCTCCAGCCCCAGTCGTCATTGGCCCCTGCCTCTGCCTCGTTCCACCCCATGGCTTTGCTCGGATCTGTTTCGTTCTTGGGGGCTGAagatggggtgggagggggaggcggGGTCCTTTTTCTTGGTCTAATTATGTGGGCACTGAGGGTTCCAGAACCAGAGAGACCTGGGCCCAGAGCTCTCCCTTCCATGGCCTCTTAGCACTCACGGGTTGAAAAAGCATTTGTTCCAAaattggtgtttttttgtttgtttgtttgtttgctttaaaaaaaatcaacaaaaacaagACCCAGAAAAAAGACCAAGTCTGGGGGAGGAAGAGCTACTCTGCTCTTGACAGCTCCCGAGTCTGGAGTTGGTCGGTGGTGCAGTTCCAAGAGAGGCCGAAGGCAAGCACCGAGGGGGTGTCCAGCTGTGGCTTTCAGGCCCCCCAGGAGTGTCTGTGGTCAGACTCGGGgagctggctgcagctgctgtcgCTTGGCCGAGGACTCCTTTTTGTCCCCGTCTGCGGGGTTTGTTCCCGTTTGCTTCTGTCATCTGTGTTTTTGTACATGCATGTGCATGTCCACATCTGTCTTGTGTTTGTGCAGGTGGCTCTGCAGTTGTAGGGTGTGGGTGAGTGCGTATACATAGATGTCAGTCTGTGTTTgcgtgtgcatgtctgtgtgtgcatgtgtgtgtggctctgggagggagggagccggGAGAtgagctgggccctgggctgaAGCTATACCCGGGTGGTGGAGTGTGAGTGGGGCAGCCCGGTGCTATTGAACCCTGCGGCAAAGGTGTTGTAGGGATGCAAGGTCTGCAGGCCAACCAACGAGTTAGGGATCATGGTGATGGTGTTGGGGGTCATGAGTGGGATGTCATCAGGGGAGCGCCGCAGGGTCAGGGTGTAGTCGGGCAAGGCAGTGAGGCGCAGAGTGTCGTGGGGGGTGCCAGCCTCGCACTCGTGGTGAGTGGGGCCCAGCTGTAACGCTGCCAGCTCTTCCTCAGGAGCAGCTCCCAATTCCGGGGCCCCGGTTCCTCTCTGAGGGCTAGGTTGCCGCAGGGGCTCCTGGCGCCGCTTGTCTTTACGGTAGTAGAGGGCAGCAAAGGCCAGCACGTTAAGGAACAGGAGCGAGGCCCCCACGGCGATGGTGACACTCAATTCGGTGGAGTAGTCACGAGGGTTCTCTACCAGGAGTGGCcctgcatcctggtctccattCCAGGAGCCTTGGGCATTCTCGTTGCTGTAGGCGGGTGAGATGGCTGGCCGTTTGGTGCTCCAGGTCTTGCCGTTGGGCCTGCGGGTGATGTGGGAACTGTGGGTGGTATCCGGGGGCGGCACTTTGGTGGTTGTGGACGTATAGTGGAACATGTCATGCAGATTATATAGGTGGGGTACCAGGTGTTTCCAAAAGGCCACCTTAGTGGCCCGATAATGATCGCGGACCCTTGGTTTCAGCCCGATGTGAAGGTACAGCTGGTCTCGGGGGTTGTATTTGGACCAGGCCACTTCCTCAAAGCGGTTGGCCTTGGTGTGAATGAACTTGGTGTCCTGGGGGACCGGCTTGTTGGGATCCCTGAAATACCACATGGAAATCTGGGGTCACCACTCTACCTGGATGAGGAAAGGGCCCAGTGCTCTTCCTCTCACACCCGCCCCTTAAGTGCTTCTCTAGTCCAAAACATGCCCCCtgcctctgcaactctgtctttttcaggatccctccctctctttcccaagCCTTGAATCCCCAGGCCCCACAGCGAGCTGCACCGTGGCAAGCTGTCACTTCCTTCTCCATGCACATCCTCTAAGATCAGGCTCCACATGCGTTTCCTTCTCATTCCACAAGCATCTATCAGGCCCACTGCTGCCCAGGTGTGCTAAGAACCCACTAACGCCCCTGTCTGAATGCACTGGATTTTCATTTCACAGGCCTCTGGCCACTGCCCTTGAATCCCATGCTTTGGACTGCTAATTCTCACTGCTGCCAAGTGCTAATGTTAACTGAATTCTCAGCGACACTTTTGAAGGGAagaaaatgacatggaaaggagGTGGGAAGGACAAGCAAGATTTCGAAATGATCTtaggaaagaaaagatgaaaaaggtttatagagagagggaggggattgGCATGCTGGAGTACCAAAGAAGAAAACCCCATTGACTCCTTACCCAGTCTTGGCAAAGTTGGTCCAATAGGTCATGACAACTGCACTGAGCATAACATCATTCTTGGAGAAGTTGCAGGGGAAAAGGTCAGTGGGACCTACCATGGGTACACCAAAGACGTACGGTACTTCGTCCCCATGAGCTGCATCTGACCAGGCAGGCTTCATGAGGCTCTGGCAGTGATGGTAGAAGGCGTAGAAGTAGGTAGGTGAGCCATAGCGTGCATGCAGATCAGCCGTCACCACTGAAGGCTCCACCCACTGGTGATCAGTGAAGAGTGCCACCAGTGTTTTACGGCGGGTCTCAGGATTGTCACGGTCTGCCCAGTCTGTGTACATGAACTTGATGGTCTCCCGCAAGGTGTCCTTACCCTCGGGGTAGCCGTACAGATTGTCCACAAAGTTGGAAACGGAGTAGTCGAAGTCAGTGCCAGAGACGCCATCCTCGGGGTCCACCACACCTTCCACAAACTTGAGTCCCTCACCCTGGTTGACACCTAGCATGATATCGTAGTTGAGAAACTCGCCCTGCTCCATGAGGATCTCAGGGTCATCAGGAATGACGTCACCATCAATCACAGGGCCAAACGCCACGT is drawn from Ochotona princeps isolate mOchPri1 chromosome X, mOchPri1.hap1, whole genome shotgun sequence and contains these coding sequences:
- the NLGN3 gene encoding neuroligin-3 isoform X1, whose amino-acid sequence is MWLRLGLPSPSLSPKPTVGQSLCLTLWFLGLVLRASTQAPAPTVNTHFGKLRGARVPLPSEILGPVDQYLGVPYAAPPIGEKRFLPPEPPPSWSGIRNATHFPPVCPQNIHTAVPEVMLPVWFTANLDIVATYIQEPNEDCLYLNVYVPTEDGSGAKKQGEDLADNDGDEDEDIRDSGAKPVMVYIHGGSYMEGTGNMIDGSVLASYGNVIVITLNYRVGVLGFLSTGDQAAKGNYGLLDQIQALRWVSENIAFFGGDPRRITVFGSGIGASCVSLLTLSHHSEGLFQRAIIQSGSALSSWAVNYQPVKYTSLLADKVGCNVLDTVDMVDCLRQKSAKELVEQDIQPARYHVAFGPVIDGDVIPDDPEILMEQGEFLNYDIMLGVNQGEGLKFVEGVVDPEDGVSGTDFDYSVSNFVDNLYGYPEGKDTLRETIKFMYTDWADRDNPETRRKTLVALFTDHQWVEPSVVTADLHARYGSPTYFYAFYHHCQSLMKPAWSDAAHGDEVPYVFGVPMVGPTDLFPCNFSKNDVMLSAVVMTYWTNFAKTGDPNKPVPQDTKFIHTKANRFEEVAWSKYNPRDQLYLHIGLKPRVRDHYRATKVAFWKHLVPHLYNLHDMFHYTSTTTKVPPPDTTHSSHITRRPNGKTWSTKRPAISPAYSNENAQGSWNGDQDAGPLLVENPRDYSTELSVTIAVGASLLFLNVLAFAALYYRKDKRRQEPLRQPSPQRGTGAPELGAAPEEELAALQLGPTHHECEAGTPHDTLRLTALPDYTLTLRRSPDDIPLMTPNTITMIPNSLVGLQTLHPYNTFAAGFNSTGLPHSHSTTRV
- the NLGN3 gene encoding neuroligin-3 isoform X2; translated protein: MWLRLGLPSPSLSPKPTVGQSLCLTLWFLGLVLRASTQAPAPTVNTHFGKLRGARVPLPSEILGPVDQYLGVPYAAPPIGEKRFLPPEPPPSWSGIRNATHFPPVCPQNIHTAVPEVMLPVWFTANLDIVATYIQEPNEDCLYLNVYVPTEDDIRDSGAKPVMVYIHGGSYMEGTGNMIDGSVLASYGNVIVITLNYRVGVLGFLSTGDQAAKGNYGLLDQIQALRWVSENIAFFGGDPRRITVFGSGIGASCVSLLTLSHHSEGLFQRAIIQSGSALSSWAVNYQPVKYTSLLADKVGCNVLDTVDMVDCLRQKSAKELVEQDIQPARYHVAFGPVIDGDVIPDDPEILMEQGEFLNYDIMLGVNQGEGLKFVEGVVDPEDGVSGTDFDYSVSNFVDNLYGYPEGKDTLRETIKFMYTDWADRDNPETRRKTLVALFTDHQWVEPSVVTADLHARYGSPTYFYAFYHHCQSLMKPAWSDAAHGDEVPYVFGVPMVGPTDLFPCNFSKNDVMLSAVVMTYWTNFAKTGDPNKPVPQDTKFIHTKANRFEEVAWSKYNPRDQLYLHIGLKPRVRDHYRATKVAFWKHLVPHLYNLHDMFHYTSTTTKVPPPDTTHSSHITRRPNGKTWSTKRPAISPAYSNENAQGSWNGDQDAGPLLVENPRDYSTELSVTIAVGASLLFLNVLAFAALYYRKDKRRQEPLRQPSPQRGTGAPELGAAPEEELAALQLGPTHHECEAGTPHDTLRLTALPDYTLTLRRSPDDIPLMTPNTITMIPNSLVGLQTLHPYNTFAAGFNSTGLPHSHSTTRV